In Acidisarcina polymorpha, the DNA window TCTCGAGGCTATTGTCCTCGAGCACTACACGTGGCTGCTTGACTGGGCGCATCAGCTAACCCGCGGGACCTCAGAAGAAGCCGAAGATCTGGTGCAGGACCTGTTTGTCCGCTTTATGCGGATGAAGAATAAGCCGGATCTTCCGGATGATGACCAGGCCCGCGCGTATCTCTATAAAGCACTTAGAAACCTCTTCCTCTCAAAACGGTTACGGCATGGCCACGACGCCGTAGCTGGCCTCCTGGTGGTCGATTTCGATTCCGTAGCGTGGGCCATGTCCGCAGTTGATCGCAGCAAACTACTGTACGTACGCAGCGATCTAGCCCGCATCTGTGAATACGCCTGCATCCGGCGCAAGTCGAGTCGTGTAGCCGCGGCCTTAATCCTTCGGTTCTTTATTGGCTATCTGCCTACGGAGACGATGGCCATTCTCAAGTCGAAGCGCGCCGGAATTGACACTCTGACGCAGACGGCGAGGCTTGAGGCAAAAGCCTATCTGGAACGGCCGAGTGTGCTTCGGTTTCTCGACCGCAGCGACAAGCGGCCGCAAGCCTCGTCGAAAAATCTTCCCGAAGAATCCGATGCACTTTTTGCGGAATTGCTCCACAGGATCTTCGCAGAACCGGAAGGTCAATGCTTTCCCGCCGGCGTTCTCAAAGACCGCTACGGAACATCGATAGAGAGTCCCTTTAGCACCGATGAGATCGCCCACCTGGTCAGTTGCCACGCTTGTCTTCACTTGGCCACCGAGATACTGGCCTTACCCGACCTGACACTGCAGTTCCTTCCCGACATCCCCTCGTCGGGAGAGGCCGGACCGCCAGCAGCCTGGTCTGAAAAAACTGATCTGAAAAAACTCCGGCGTAAGCTTCGCGAAACCTACGAACACAGGCCGTCGAAGCTTCAGATCATCGTCGATGGAGTAGTGCGAGGAGTTCAGACGATCACAGGAGCTTCCAGTAAGGTTCAGATTGCACTTCAGCCTCTCTCGAAGCCCGGCTTTGTCGAGATTCTCAGTGAACAGGGATTAGGGCTGCTTTATCTCGATCTCCAACCGGATGAGACCGGGCTTCCAAACACGCAATACGCCGAGGTCGAGCTGAGCGACGGGCGGCAACTCTCTGTTTCGCTCACTTGTAGCGAGGGGGTGCCGGTGGTCCATGTCTCCTACTACGATCCATTGTTCGAACCGGAGGGCGAAGGCCCTCCCTCGGGGGCTGCGGAATCGAGTAAAGCTCTGGTGTCAGTATCGTCTCTTAGCCGCCAGCCCTATCTGGGAGAAAGAGGCCCCCACAGTTGGCTTGATCGGCTGCGGCATCGGTTGCGTCGCTCGTCGCGACTGATCGGGACTTTTGCTGTCATCGCATGCTGCACGATGGTTGCTCTGCTAGGGCTTCTAGACCAATCAAGAGGCAAGAAGCCCACCCTGGACGCCTTCACACTTCTTTCCCGGTCCGAGGAAGCGCTGAGAACCTCAACGCCCGCGCATGGAGCCGTCCGAAGCAGATTCGACCTCGAAGTCACCGACAGCTATGGTCACACAGCAAACGACCTTGAGGTCGAGGCATTGCGCAGTGCCGATCGGCCCCTGCGAGTGGTCCGGCTGCGTGCACAGAACGGAACGGTGGTGGCAGCGCAAGAGATCAACGCTGCGGGAAAGGAGAGCGAATTCTCAAATCACCACGCGCAGTCGTCTCTGAAAGCTGAGTTCGAAACCGTCTCCACAGATGGGGTCTGGCAGAACGCGCCAGATGTCAGAAGCTTCGAAGACCTAGCGGCCGGCGCAAACAACGTCTCCGTCATCGAGGTGAAGGATGGGTACGACATT includes these proteins:
- a CDS encoding RNA polymerase sigma factor, which translates into the protein MNSPRLLSSQSPRDLEAIVLEHYTWLLDWAHQLTRGTSEEAEDLVQDLFVRFMRMKNKPDLPDDDQARAYLYKALRNLFLSKRLRHGHDAVAGLLVVDFDSVAWAMSAVDRSKLLYVRSDLARICEYACIRRKSSRVAAALILRFFIGYLPTETMAILKSKRAGIDTLTQTARLEAKAYLERPSVLRFLDRSDKRPQASSKNLPEESDALFAELLHRIFAEPEGQCFPAGVLKDRYGTSIESPFSTDEIAHLVSCHACLHLATEILALPDLTLQFLPDIPSSGEAGPPAAWSEKTDLKKLRRKLRETYEHRPSKLQIIVDGVVRGVQTITGASSKVQIALQPLSKPGFVEILSEQGLGLLYLDLQPDETGLPNTQYAEVELSDGRQLSVSLTCSEGVPVVHVSYYDPLFEPEGEGPPSGAAESSKALVSVSSLSRQPYLGERGPHSWLDRLRHRLRRSSRLIGTFAVIACCTMVALLGLLDQSRGKKPTLDAFTLLSRSEEALRTSTPAHGAVRSRFDLEVTDSYGHTANDLEVEALRSADRPLRVVRLRAQNGTVVAAQEINAAGKESEFSNHHAQSSLKAEFETVSTDGVWQNAPDVRSFEDLAAGANNVSVIEVKDGYDIGFRRAATVDRPTIVEATLHIASDSMRPVAETLELQQGNTRRKYRFREVAYEVVPASEIHDADFRPASMSEATHLSTPEGGNATTDTAQLILQILEALSKQQQPVQDSIDVERGPDDKVTISGVLPSSSEKQAFMRSLKSVQGFNTLTMDLHSLEDQQTAESFAAKTLMVSNPISISDGRIALDGVLRDPLQAQGIEGSELDTRVHASAAALVEAGAELHREAWLADQIATKDFRADELQAMRPDKRARWLALLKLHLDACANHAKVIAKSLDPPSQSQDSITATTAAQPFPTVTDFQNGFTALVRVTSELDSSLASGFAISPESQSPSVTSAELEELITNLQAEERRLEATVDRLRNAIPQRSKT